A region from the Hyalangium minutum genome encodes:
- a CDS encoding DUF4390 domain-containing protein: MRRLGAQARGLRAALVAAVGLLAPRVWAEEARAQCTATLSGRRVVVRPEAHTFLTPELDRLLRLGLAGRLEVELTLLRRRKLWFDEQVDSAKLTQVLSFSKGEYLLDGRALPPGASVLELERTAWTLKDSPQSSDSLVVQVDVRLQVVTAASLGKVATWLTQGESMGEERSAVSRNLLRTVAEDLTRGASGRCDVSPAQ, encoded by the coding sequence ATGAGACGGCTCGGAGCACAGGCACGAGGACTCCGCGCGGCGCTGGTCGCCGCGGTGGGGCTGCTCGCGCCCAGAGTGTGGGCGGAGGAGGCCCGTGCACAGTGCACAGCGACACTGAGCGGGCGGCGCGTGGTGGTGCGGCCCGAGGCCCATACCTTCCTGACGCCGGAGCTGGATCGGCTGCTGCGGCTAGGGCTGGCGGGGCGGCTGGAGGTGGAGCTGACGCTGCTGCGCCGCCGCAAGCTGTGGTTCGACGAGCAGGTGGACTCGGCGAAGCTGACGCAGGTGCTCTCGTTCTCGAAGGGCGAGTACCTGCTGGACGGGCGAGCCCTGCCGCCGGGGGCATCGGTGCTGGAGCTGGAGCGCACCGCATGGACCTTGAAGGATTCACCCCAGAGCAGTGACTCCTTGGTGGTGCAGGTGGACGTGCGGCTGCAAGTGGTGACGGCGGCGAGCCTGGGCAAGGTGGCCACGTGGCTCACTCAGGGCGAGTCCATGGGGGAAGAGCGCTCGGCGGTCTCCCGCAACCTGCTGCGCACAGTGGCCGAGGACCTGACCCGGGGGGCCTCGGGCCGCTGCGATGTCAGCCCAGCCCAGTAA
- a CDS encoding trypsin-like serine protease produces the protein MHLVLTESELDVENRYPSTVLVRVPLERGGSRTCSGVLIDPRLALTAAHCVCGIPRVGQRTGQDKTRLGTSASGGTLMDSSTCTASATVMTVVYKQASKTDSDHRGRTGKVRAHRDFRIVLDEQGQVLVNEADLAVIALDEPFSEQEAPPAALADRAVSLREQVILVGFGNDSRTNGYSGERRSGQNTVAALETVGKTFLVGQKGSHTLGGDSGGPCFRDGMLVGIATTSSTPPVEFSEFTSTHFYRDWLKAEIANARKLRPATTSGVP, from the coding sequence ATGCATCTGGTCCTGACGGAGAGCGAACTGGACGTCGAGAACCGCTATCCCTCCACCGTGCTGGTCAGAGTCCCGCTGGAGCGGGGTGGCTCGAGAACCTGCAGTGGGGTGCTCATTGATCCTCGGCTTGCCCTCACCGCAGCCCATTGTGTCTGTGGGATTCCCAGGGTTGGGCAACGAACGGGCCAGGACAAAACGCGTCTTGGAACCTCCGCCAGTGGCGGCACCCTGATGGACAGTTCCACGTGCACGGCCTCGGCCACAGTGATGACGGTCGTCTACAAGCAGGCGTCGAAGACAGACTCAGACCACAGGGGGCGGACTGGGAAGGTTCGGGCCCACCGTGACTTCAGGATTGTCCTGGATGAGCAAGGGCAGGTGCTGGTGAACGAAGCGGATCTCGCGGTCATCGCCCTGGACGAGCCGTTCAGCGAACAAGAGGCTCCACCTGCAGCTCTGGCGGATCGTGCAGTCAGCCTCCGGGAGCAGGTCATCCTGGTGGGCTTCGGAAATGACAGCCGCACCAATGGCTATAGCGGGGAGCGCCGCTCCGGGCAGAACACGGTCGCGGCGTTGGAAACGGTCGGAAAAACGTTCCTCGTGGGCCAGAAGGGCTCTCACACCCTGGGAGGAGACAGCGGTGGCCCCTGCTTCCGCGACGGCATGCTCGTGGGCATCGCAACCACTTCCTCCACTCCGCCCGTGGAGTTTTCGGAGTTCACGAGCACGCACTTTTATCGGGACTGGTTGAAGGCAGAGATCGCCAACGCCAGGAAGCTGCGCCCTGCCACGACTTCGGGTGTGCCTTAA
- a CDS encoding ABC transporter ATP-binding protein, translating to MAAIVLEGLAKSFGTTPVVRGLSLEVREGEFVSLLGPSGCGKTTTLRMLAGLEHPDAGVIRIGGETVAGPGVRVPPEKRGLGMVFQSYAVWPHRSVEANVAYPLALRRLPRQEIAERVREALRWVRLESYAARMPHELSGGQLQRVALARALVSSPRVLLLDEPLSNLDAALREELRAEIATLRARLGTTMVFVTHDQGEALALSDRIAVMNRGVIEQVDTPERLYREPLTPFVAAFVGGANVFAGEARDGAFHCSGRDIVFPLPEELRGSTGPGSLMFRPEDVEIGAEGTPLPLSARLFLGHAAEYRFPVGDSLLRVVGPPLEVRAGQVLQVRLRKAKLFFDSPPEAAPQSR from the coding sequence ATGGCGGCCATTGTTCTGGAAGGATTGGCCAAGTCGTTCGGCACCACGCCCGTGGTCCGGGGCCTCTCGCTCGAGGTGCGCGAGGGGGAGTTCGTCTCGCTCCTGGGGCCCTCTGGCTGTGGGAAGACCACGACGTTGCGGATGCTCGCAGGCCTGGAGCACCCGGACGCCGGTGTCATCCGCATCGGCGGTGAGACGGTCGCGGGTCCTGGCGTCCGTGTGCCTCCCGAGAAGCGCGGGCTGGGCATGGTCTTCCAGAGCTATGCCGTGTGGCCCCACCGCTCGGTCGAGGCGAATGTGGCCTATCCCCTCGCGCTGCGCCGCCTTCCCAGGCAGGAGATCGCCGAGCGCGTCCGCGAGGCGCTGCGCTGGGTAAGGCTCGAGTCCTATGCCGCGCGCATGCCGCATGAGCTGTCCGGTGGGCAGCTCCAGCGCGTCGCGCTCGCCCGGGCGCTCGTCTCCAGCCCTCGCGTGCTCCTGCTGGATGAGCCCCTGTCCAACTTGGATGCCGCGCTCCGCGAGGAACTGCGCGCGGAGATTGCCACCCTGCGAGCCCGCCTGGGCACGACGATGGTCTTCGTCACCCATGATCAAGGTGAGGCGCTCGCGCTCTCGGATCGCATCGCCGTGATGAACCGGGGCGTCATCGAGCAGGTGGATACTCCGGAGCGTCTCTACCGGGAACCGCTGACGCCTTTTGTCGCGGCGTTCGTCGGCGGCGCGAATGTCTTCGCCGGTGAGGCCCGGGATGGGGCGTTTCACTGCTCGGGCCGGGACATCGTGTTCCCGCTCCCCGAAGAGCTGCGCGGCAGCACCGGCCCCGGCTCGCTCATGTTCCGCCCCGAGGATGTCGAAATCGGCGCGGAAGGAACGCCGCTTCCCCTCTCCGCACGCCTGTTCCTCGGACATGCGGCGGAGTACCGCTTCCCCGTGGGGGACTCGCTCCTGCGCGTAGTAGGGCCTCCTCTGGAGGTACGCGCAGGACAGGTGCTCCAAGTCCGGCTCCGGAAGGCGAAGCTGTTCTTCGACTCGCCTCCGGAGGCAGCACCTCAGTCCCGGTAA
- a CDS encoding sigma-54-dependent transcriptional regulator, translated as MKPGPRILLVDDDPGVLKGLRGLLSDEGFQPVEARSAAEASRLLDAPEGPPELMLLDLRMPGETGLEFLARLPRPLPAPVVVLSGEASPAEAVQALKLGATDFVEKPPSPERLLTALRNALALGALQEERQRLLEDLARPGHLVGESPAMEHLRHLISRVGPSDAAVLITGETGTGKERVARALHLASGRKGRFVAINCAAIPATLLESELFGHEKGAFSGATARRPGRFEQAQGGTLFLDELGDMPLELQAKLLRALETKEVERLGSTGPIAVDVRILAATHQDLARAVKEGRFRQDLFFRLNVMPLAVPPLRERPEDLLPLARAFAAEIAGPHVPFMVAPGAEALLRAYRWPGNVRELRNVIERLNLLRGDGPLTLTADAVEGAAPQAPRAARPTLGQKAYREHVEDFERELIRAALEEGGSIAGAARLLQVDRGNLYRRIKALGLPMP; from the coding sequence ATGAAGCCTGGACCTCGCATCCTCCTCGTCGATGACGACCCTGGGGTCCTCAAGGGTCTCCGAGGGCTGCTCTCGGACGAGGGCTTCCAGCCCGTGGAGGCCCGCTCCGCCGCCGAGGCCTCGCGCCTGCTCGACGCCCCCGAGGGCCCGCCGGAGCTCATGCTCCTGGACCTGCGCATGCCTGGCGAGACGGGCCTGGAGTTCCTCGCGCGCCTGCCCCGCCCCCTGCCCGCGCCCGTGGTGGTGCTGTCCGGCGAAGCCTCCCCCGCCGAGGCCGTGCAGGCCCTGAAGCTGGGCGCCACGGACTTCGTGGAGAAGCCGCCCTCCCCCGAGCGCCTCCTCACCGCGCTGCGCAATGCGCTCGCCCTGGGTGCGCTGCAGGAGGAGCGTCAGCGGCTGCTGGAGGACCTGGCCCGCCCCGGGCACCTCGTGGGCGAGAGCCCCGCCATGGAGCACCTGCGCCACCTCATCTCCCGCGTGGGCCCGAGCGATGCCGCCGTCCTCATCACCGGCGAGACGGGCACGGGCAAGGAGCGCGTCGCCCGGGCGCTCCACTTGGCCTCGGGGCGCAAGGGACGCTTCGTGGCCATCAACTGCGCGGCCATCCCCGCCACCCTGCTGGAGAGTGAACTGTTCGGCCACGAGAAGGGCGCCTTCTCCGGAGCCACCGCGCGCAGGCCCGGCCGCTTCGAGCAGGCCCAGGGCGGCACGCTCTTCCTCGATGAGCTGGGGGATATGCCGCTGGAGCTTCAGGCCAAGTTGCTGCGCGCCCTGGAGACCAAGGAAGTAGAGCGGCTGGGCAGCACAGGGCCCATCGCAGTAGACGTCCGTATCCTCGCGGCCACGCACCAGGACCTGGCCCGCGCGGTGAAGGAGGGGCGCTTCCGGCAGGACCTCTTCTTCCGGCTCAACGTCATGCCGCTCGCCGTGCCGCCCCTGCGCGAGCGCCCCGAGGATCTTCTCCCGCTGGCCCGCGCCTTCGCCGCCGAGATCGCCGGGCCGCACGTCCCGTTCATGGTAGCGCCGGGAGCCGAGGCCCTCCTGCGCGCCTACCGCTGGCCCGGCAACGTCCGCGAGCTGCGCAACGTCATCGAGCGCCTGAACCTCCTGCGGGGCGACGGCCCACTCACCCTAACGGCCGACGCGGTGGAAGGAGCAGCGCCCCAAGCGCCTCGGGCGGCCCGCCCCACGCTGGGACAGAAGGCCTACCGCGAGCACGTGGAGGACTTCGAGCGGGAGCTCATCCGCGCCGCGCTGGAGGAGGGCGGGAGCATCGCGGGGGCAGCGCGCCTGCTCCAGGTCGACCGGGGCAACCTCTACCGCCGCATCAAGGCGCTCGGCCTCCCGATGCCATGA
- a CDS encoding sensor histidine kinase encodes MLAAGLVPLVLMGLLAQSALERLLSVSVSPVERVLEDVSADLERQGLSQASLDEARLNLAQAELARRALVRRVPMFITALVVGATAVLALAAVLLGRALSRPVTTLTQGMTAYARGDLSVRLPAPEHPRDEFQFLFAGFNRMGQELLAQRERLKAAEQIAAWQDIARALAHELKNPLTAMKLSLARLSRTDASSPPDSTRISEAVALLQEEVELLMRMTQSFSAFARLPAPRFQPVALRPLLAEVCTLYQGASPVPVELAPGSEPTLHADPDGLRRLFGNLVKNATEASSPGVPPVHLSVESRPDSVRITIRDGGAGIPAVLEGAALTRGLFSTKPGGSGLGLPIAQKIAHEHGGSLRLEPAPGGGTLALVDLPLAPSAT; translated from the coding sequence ATGCTGGCAGCGGGACTCGTGCCGCTCGTGCTCATGGGGCTGCTCGCCCAGAGCGCCCTGGAGCGGCTGCTCTCCGTGTCCGTGTCCCCCGTGGAGCGCGTCCTCGAGGACGTGTCCGCCGACCTGGAGCGCCAAGGGCTCTCGCAGGCCTCGCTCGATGAGGCCCGGCTCAACCTCGCTCAGGCGGAGCTGGCCCGAAGGGCGCTCGTTCGCCGCGTGCCCATGTTCATCACCGCGCTGGTGGTCGGCGCGACCGCCGTGCTCGCCCTCGCTGCGGTGTTGCTCGGCCGCGCCCTCTCCCGGCCCGTCACCACCCTCACCCAGGGCATGACGGCCTATGCGCGTGGAGATCTCTCCGTGCGCCTCCCCGCCCCCGAGCACCCGCGAGACGAGTTCCAGTTCCTCTTCGCTGGCTTCAACCGAATGGGCCAGGAGCTCCTCGCCCAGCGCGAGCGCCTCAAGGCCGCCGAACAGATCGCCGCGTGGCAGGACATCGCCCGCGCCCTGGCCCACGAGCTGAAGAACCCGCTCACTGCAATGAAGCTTTCGCTCGCGCGTCTCTCCCGGACGGATGCCTCCTCCCCTCCCGATTCCACCCGCATCTCCGAGGCCGTAGCGCTCCTCCAAGAGGAAGTGGAGCTGCTCATGCGCATGACCCAGAGCTTCTCCGCCTTCGCTCGCCTGCCAGCGCCGCGCTTCCAGCCCGTGGCCCTGCGCCCGCTGCTCGCCGAAGTCTGCACGCTCTACCAGGGCGCCTCGCCCGTCCCAGTGGAGCTGGCTCCCGGATCCGAGCCCACCCTCCACGCGGACCCCGACGGCCTGCGCCGCCTCTTCGGCAACCTCGTGAAGAACGCCACCGAGGCCTCCTCTCCCGGCGTACCACCGGTCCACCTGTCCGTGGAATCCCGACCGGACTCCGTGCGAATCACCATCCGTGATGGCGGCGCGGGCATCCCCGCCGTGCTGGAGGGTGCCGCCCTCACCCGAGGTCTCTTCAGCACCAAGCCCGGGGGCAGCGGGCTCGGCCTGCCCATCGCGCAGAAGATCGCCCATGAACACGGGGGCTCCTTGCGCCTGGAACCCGCGCCCGGTGGCGGTACGCTAGCGCTCGTGGATCTCCCCCTCGCCCCGTCCGCGACATGA
- a CDS encoding trypsin-like serine protease: MAAARELPLLDEHVFELAGPIDVENHYPATVMVATSVGSTVLRCSGAVIHPRMVLTAGHCVCGRHENSSTGGPVRTFIDSSACAPSSTVTTVVYHPPREMDSDRRGTSGKIFPHPALHIALGVQDEVLSSTADLALILLEEPLTGAFRPVPLAAKEVELNDFVTIVGYGYDEIADGFNGDRRFSKNKVKEFASAGQGRVLIEQPGRQAYRLDSGGPCLREGPQGATLAGVSSRHLGQGAAFTSVVPYRTWLHTQMQRLDTLR; encoded by the coding sequence TTGGCGGCAGCGCGAGAACTGCCGCTCCTCGATGAGCACGTGTTCGAGCTGGCCGGCCCGATCGATGTCGAGAATCACTACCCAGCGACAGTCATGGTCGCCACCTCCGTCGGGTCCACCGTTCTTCGGTGCAGTGGGGCCGTCATCCATCCCCGCATGGTGCTCACTGCGGGCCACTGTGTCTGCGGGCGCCACGAAAACTCCTCGACGGGAGGACCTGTCCGGACCTTCATCGACAGCTCGGCATGCGCGCCTTCCTCGACCGTCACCACGGTCGTCTACCACCCCCCTCGCGAGATGGACTCAGATCGCCGAGGGACCTCTGGAAAGATCTTTCCTCATCCCGCCCTTCATATTGCCCTCGGAGTTCAGGACGAGGTGCTCTCCAGCACAGCGGACCTCGCTCTCATCCTCTTGGAGGAACCACTCACGGGAGCCTTCCGCCCTGTTCCACTGGCCGCGAAGGAAGTGGAGCTCAACGACTTCGTGACCATCGTCGGCTACGGCTACGACGAGATCGCGGACGGGTTCAACGGAGACCGCCGCTTCAGCAAAAACAAGGTCAAGGAATTCGCCTCCGCTGGCCAGGGAAGAGTCCTCATTGAACAGCCAGGGCGTCAGGCCTACCGGCTGGACAGTGGAGGCCCCTGTCTTCGCGAGGGTCCTCAGGGCGCCACCCTGGCCGGAGTGTCGAGCCGGCACCTGGGCCAGGGCGCCGCCTTCACGAGCGTTGTCCCCTATCGAACCTGGCTGCACACACAAATGCAGCGCCTGGACACGTTGCGCTGA